In Aethina tumida isolate Nest 87 chromosome 2, icAetTumi1.1, whole genome shotgun sequence, the DNA window GTAGATTTGGGTCTTCCTGAACCTCTTCACTATATGATTGCCATCGTATTACAATATTCACATTTATGTTCAAACGTTTCTCGAAACGAAATTTTTGCTTCATCCAGACCCACTATTGTGTCTCTATCAAACTAGCTTAAttggctaaaattatttctttctcttACTCTAGGCATGTTgcttttttacagttagtatagttggttttattttaaactttagtaatGTCATGTAATAGCTCAAAATGTTTCTTCGTTCTTAATAATTCTCTTGAAAAATGTTGTTTCAACAGGTCAACCAGTTTAACACGAATATTAGTTGATTATGCAGAGTAaacatctaattttaatacctTCAGTCAAATTCTTTGAACGAATAGTTGgttatttctttgaaaatttcagtTGGGAGTTTATTAGCCGTAAAAAACTGTTGGACACTGATATTCAATCTCCCGTATATGATTTGTACTGGCATCATATCCATAATTGATGTCATTGCTGCTGTTCATTTTGGATTCGACTTATTGGCAATAAAGGTGAGTCACATTTTAGGAACCAGATTGTTTCAGAAATTAAACGTTTTCATTCCGtccttaaattgtaaattttgttgtagAGTTTCACACAGTGGTTAAAGTTCATCGGTGTGAGCAACTATCAAGAATTCGAACACCTGAATGGCAGCTTGGGACCGCTTGGTCCGGCAATTCCGACAATAATTCTCATACAACTGTCTCTAAGATTCTTCATATTCTGGATCCCTAACATTTATGCGTTTTATGGGGTCATGAGCACCACCGTGGAGTCGTTCAAGAATCTTGCACCTAGTGGTAGATTCGTTAGTGGCGGAGGCCAAAGTACTGTGCGGGTTAGAAAATCAATTTGGTTTTTTACTTTCGATTTTAacgattataattttgtttcaggcGAGAAATAAACATTACTCGTCGGAAGCACGGATTCGCAAGTGGCAGGAGTTTTATGGGGCTTCGTCTGCTGAAGCGTCTTCTGATagtattagtataattaatgaatcgGATATGAACACTAAACCTAGGGACAGCACACCTCACTGTTCaagaaaaaaagttgttgTTACTGGTTAGTTTTTGACTTGGATTGCTACTGTTCAATATTAATCTATCTATGGTTACAGAACCAATTGAGGATAGGATAGTAATCCGTCGAACTAGTGGCGAAACGTCTGTATAATTTTCTTGAATATACGAAAAACTTTCTGAAAAAGCTCAAGAACAACTTACAGTAGAAACCAGtacgtacatttttatttttcttgataacttttaattataatataattatttgaagaattgtaatatattatttttaggtaccgcattgtaatattgaaagtcgaactgaaaaatattgtatacatgtcaatatgttattttaatttttaataaacgttattttttaactttgtttaATTCACTTACTGTCATATGACGTGATAATGAGTGTGTTGTTTATAcagcattattaaaatgaataaatattgttaaattttccaattagcaaattaaacaactaacttttttaaatacaaattgtgaaggtaaaaataaagttatttttactagataattaacaaacaataaatgttttaattaggaagggaatttttttatattgtttgggTGTAGTTTTGGTGAGCttatcttttaaattgataacgGAACAAATAACACTAATGCAATAt includes these proteins:
- the LOC109603618 gene encoding uncharacterized protein LOC109603618, with translation MRLVCRYHFSCITAATWTIVQTLFRLAWTIFGYYAYSCSVELTTEIFVFVYLTYFYKKSCGEIHLEDQNIFVLKDLKPSGNNNSLNRINFLKVGDYSLYQILEEVLSKGIFPEEANAAYRTSVYIQIFIISDIVWITTAVLLIVGSLLAVKNCWTLIFNLPYMICTGIISIIDVIAAVHFGFDLLAIKSFTQWLKFIGVSNYQEFEHLNGSLGPLGPAIPTIILIQLSLRFFIFWIPNIYAFYGVMSTTVESFKNLAPSGRFVSGGGQSTVRARNKHYSSEARIRKWQEFYGASSAEASSDSISIINESDMNTKPRDSTPHCSRKKVVVTEPIEDRIVIRRTSGETSV